One genomic segment of Clavelina lepadiformis chromosome 3, kaClaLepa1.1, whole genome shotgun sequence includes these proteins:
- the LOC143448842 gene encoding transmembrane 9 superfamily member 2-like isoform X1, whose translation MIKYLVVALCICNVHSFGLTPVSYCEKGSEIEKCNSSIPVYVNRLVSSESIIPYEYTAFDFCEAASPSIALYKDLGQVLFGERIRSSSYLFTFKENETCKKVCEKKYDNETNALNFLKQSILHAYENRWIVDDMPMTRCFETSTESICSLGFPIGYFEEKNVFEISDEYSSRNNYFIFNHVDIKIYYHPGYNGSSKGSHLVRAVLEPKSFSETNCQGAPLAIPNNFNQPFIIDYTYTVQFIKKDDIEWASRWDYILHSTHNTNILWFSIMNSLIVMLFISVLVIVITVRIYKSNQMKYDDEYDDDVHDFHLPSKPMLLSVFTGVGTQVIATTFLTLLLASLGFISPTNRSEIGTFVLYCFVMSGSLAGYCSARLYKMFGGEKLKSNAAMTSLLIPGIIFLIVLTMDIIWRLERSSAALPCSAYIAISALYCGLMFFTCFGTAFGYKTKPIQLPVTTNLVPRNIVGRSTCCTKPLPCIVVGGILPFSSIFIQLYFILNSIWNNQLYNNFGFTFLAAVVLVILCGGIAIMMCCFQLALRDYHWWWRSFLTPGFTAVYFFIYAIHFYFTKLGVEGFASGMLYFGYTLIMTIMIFLFTGTVGFNASFWYFSSISSFNKQKSHILQRQSHKQPHDQTGKQLLLNAL comes from the exons ATGATTAAGTATTTAGTGGTGGCTTTATGTATATGTAATGTCCATTCATTTGGCCTTACACCAGTGAGCTACTGTGAGAAAGGCAGTGAAATCGAGAAATGCAAT tcCTCTATCCCTGTCTATGTAAACCGCCTTGTGTCATCGGAGTCAATCATCCCGTATGAATACACTGCGTTTGATTTCTGTGAAGCTGCATCTCCTTCAATTGCACTGTATAAAGATCTTGGCCAAGTATTGTTCGGAGAAAGAATTCGCTCGTCATCATATCTT TTCACCTTCAAAGAGAACGAAACgtgcaaaaaagtttgtgagAAGAAATATGACAATGAAACAAATGCATTGAACTTCCTGAAACAGAGCATTTTGCATGCTTATGAAAATCGATG GATTGTTGATGATATGCCCATGACACGATGTTTCGAAACATCAACTGAAAGCATCTGTAGCTTGGGATTTCCGATTGGCtactttgaagaaaaaaatgtttttgagaTAAGT GATGAATATTCAAGTAGAAATAACTATTTCATCTTCAATCACGTCGacattaaaatatattatcatCCTGGTTATAATGGAAGCTCGAAGGGTTCACATCTTGTTCGAGCTGTTCTTGAACCAAAAAG CTTTTCCGAAACAAATTGCCAAGGTGCACCACTTGCCATCCCAAATAATTTCAATCAACCCTTTATCATTGACTACACCTACACTGTGCAGTTTATT AAAAAGGATGACATCGAATGGGCATCAAGGTGGGATTACATCCTTCATTCCACACATAACACCAACATCCTGTGGTTTTCCATCATGAACTCACTCATTGTCATGTTGTTTATCTCAGTTTTAGTCATTGTCATCACTGTCCGCATTTACAAGAGTAATCAGATGAAATATGAT GATGAGTATGATGATGACGTACATGACTTTCATCTTCCATCCAAACCCATGCTCTTGTCTGTATTTACTGGAGTTGGAACCCAG GTTATAGCAACGACCTTCCTTACTCTTCTCTTAGCGAGCCTTGGATTCATCTCTCCTACAAATCGTAGTGAAATAGGAACTTTTGTTCTCTACTGTTTTGTAATGTCTGGTTCACTTGCTGGTTACTGCTCAGCACGTTTGTACAAAA TGTTTGGTGGCGAAAAATTGAAAAGCAACGCAGCCATGACTTCGTTGTTAATTCCAGG caTCATATTCCTCATCGTCCTTACCATGGATATCATATGGCGCTTAGAAAGAAGTTCAGCTGCCCTCCCTTGTTCAGCGTATATTGCAATATCAGCACTTTATTGTGGCTTAATGTTCTTCACATGCTTTGGAACTGCGTTTGGTTACAAGACAAAG CCGATCCAACTTCCAGTGACTACCAATCTGGTTCCAAGAAACATCGTTGGACGATCTACGTGTTGCACCAAACCACTTCCTTGCATCGTCGTGGGAGGAATCCTTCCCTTCAGTTCTATTTTTATCCAGTTATATTTTATCCTCAACTCCATTTG GAATAATCAACTCTACAACAATTTTGGTTTCACTTTCCTGGCAGCTGTTGTCCTTGTCATACTTTGTGGCGGGATTGCAATCATGATGTGCTGCTTCCAGTTGGCCTTAAGG GATTATCACTGGTGGTGGCGTTCCTTCTTAACACCTGGCTTTACCGCTGTCTATTTTTTCATCTACGCAATCCACTTCTACTTCACTAAGCTTGGAGTTGAAGGATTCGCATCCGGGATGCTCTACTTTGGATACACACTCATCATGACTATTATGATATTCCTCTTCACAG GAACTGTCGGTTTCAATGCAAGCTTCTGGTACTTTTCAAGCATTAGCAGCTTCAACAAACAGAAATCTCATATCCTTCAGAGGCAGTCTCACAAACAACCACATGATCAAACTGGGAAACAACTGCTACTAAATGCATTGTAG
- the LOC143448842 gene encoding transmembrane 9 superfamily member 2-like isoform X2 translates to MSSIPVYVNRLVSSESIIPYEYTAFDFCEAASPSIALYKDLGQVLFGERIRSSSYLFTFKENETCKKVCEKKYDNETNALNFLKQSILHAYENRWIVDDMPMTRCFETSTESICSLGFPIGYFEEKNVFEISDEYSSRNNYFIFNHVDIKIYYHPGYNGSSKGSHLVRAVLEPKSFSETNCQGAPLAIPNNFNQPFIIDYTYTVQFIKKDDIEWASRWDYILHSTHNTNILWFSIMNSLIVMLFISVLVIVITVRIYKSNQMKYDDEYDDDVHDFHLPSKPMLLSVFTGVGTQVIATTFLTLLLASLGFISPTNRSEIGTFVLYCFVMSGSLAGYCSARLYKMFGGEKLKSNAAMTSLLIPGIIFLIVLTMDIIWRLERSSAALPCSAYIAISALYCGLMFFTCFGTAFGYKTKPIQLPVTTNLVPRNIVGRSTCCTKPLPCIVVGGILPFSSIFIQLYFILNSIWNNQLYNNFGFTFLAAVVLVILCGGIAIMMCCFQLALRDYHWWWRSFLTPGFTAVYFFIYAIHFYFTKLGVEGFASGMLYFGYTLIMTIMIFLFTGTVGFNASFWYFSSISSFNKQKSHILQRQSHKQPHDQTGKQLLLNAL, encoded by the exons ATG tcCTCTATCCCTGTCTATGTAAACCGCCTTGTGTCATCGGAGTCAATCATCCCGTATGAATACACTGCGTTTGATTTCTGTGAAGCTGCATCTCCTTCAATTGCACTGTATAAAGATCTTGGCCAAGTATTGTTCGGAGAAAGAATTCGCTCGTCATCATATCTT TTCACCTTCAAAGAGAACGAAACgtgcaaaaaagtttgtgagAAGAAATATGACAATGAAACAAATGCATTGAACTTCCTGAAACAGAGCATTTTGCATGCTTATGAAAATCGATG GATTGTTGATGATATGCCCATGACACGATGTTTCGAAACATCAACTGAAAGCATCTGTAGCTTGGGATTTCCGATTGGCtactttgaagaaaaaaatgtttttgagaTAAGT GATGAATATTCAAGTAGAAATAACTATTTCATCTTCAATCACGTCGacattaaaatatattatcatCCTGGTTATAATGGAAGCTCGAAGGGTTCACATCTTGTTCGAGCTGTTCTTGAACCAAAAAG CTTTTCCGAAACAAATTGCCAAGGTGCACCACTTGCCATCCCAAATAATTTCAATCAACCCTTTATCATTGACTACACCTACACTGTGCAGTTTATT AAAAAGGATGACATCGAATGGGCATCAAGGTGGGATTACATCCTTCATTCCACACATAACACCAACATCCTGTGGTTTTCCATCATGAACTCACTCATTGTCATGTTGTTTATCTCAGTTTTAGTCATTGTCATCACTGTCCGCATTTACAAGAGTAATCAGATGAAATATGAT GATGAGTATGATGATGACGTACATGACTTTCATCTTCCATCCAAACCCATGCTCTTGTCTGTATTTACTGGAGTTGGAACCCAG GTTATAGCAACGACCTTCCTTACTCTTCTCTTAGCGAGCCTTGGATTCATCTCTCCTACAAATCGTAGTGAAATAGGAACTTTTGTTCTCTACTGTTTTGTAATGTCTGGTTCACTTGCTGGTTACTGCTCAGCACGTTTGTACAAAA TGTTTGGTGGCGAAAAATTGAAAAGCAACGCAGCCATGACTTCGTTGTTAATTCCAGG caTCATATTCCTCATCGTCCTTACCATGGATATCATATGGCGCTTAGAAAGAAGTTCAGCTGCCCTCCCTTGTTCAGCGTATATTGCAATATCAGCACTTTATTGTGGCTTAATGTTCTTCACATGCTTTGGAACTGCGTTTGGTTACAAGACAAAG CCGATCCAACTTCCAGTGACTACCAATCTGGTTCCAAGAAACATCGTTGGACGATCTACGTGTTGCACCAAACCACTTCCTTGCATCGTCGTGGGAGGAATCCTTCCCTTCAGTTCTATTTTTATCCAGTTATATTTTATCCTCAACTCCATTTG GAATAATCAACTCTACAACAATTTTGGTTTCACTTTCCTGGCAGCTGTTGTCCTTGTCATACTTTGTGGCGGGATTGCAATCATGATGTGCTGCTTCCAGTTGGCCTTAAGG GATTATCACTGGTGGTGGCGTTCCTTCTTAACACCTGGCTTTACCGCTGTCTATTTTTTCATCTACGCAATCCACTTCTACTTCACTAAGCTTGGAGTTGAAGGATTCGCATCCGGGATGCTCTACTTTGGATACACACTCATCATGACTATTATGATATTCCTCTTCACAG GAACTGTCGGTTTCAATGCAAGCTTCTGGTACTTTTCAAGCATTAGCAGCTTCAACAAACAGAAATCTCATATCCTTCAGAGGCAGTCTCACAAACAACCACATGATCAAACTGGGAAACAACTGCTACTAAATGCATTGTAG